A genomic region of Macaca thibetana thibetana isolate TM-01 chromosome 14, ASM2454274v1, whole genome shotgun sequence contains the following coding sequences:
- the TTC36 gene encoding tetratricopeptide repeat protein 36, with product MLRAKDRETLLMKGWSSSFQINFLLEAPPSPRPSLFSHPESPFGILELGTMGTPNDRAVLQAIFNPDTPFGDIVGLDLREEAEKEERKEDEVFPQAQLEQSKALELQGVMAAEAGDLSTALERFGQAICLLPERASAYNNRAQARRLQGDVAGALEDLERAVELSGGRGRAARQSFVQRGLLARLQGRDDDARRDFERAARLGSPFARRQLVLLNPYAALCNRMLADMMGQLRRPRDSR from the exons ATGCTAAGGGCCAAGGACAGGGAGACACTCCTCATGAAGGGGTGGTCCTCATCCTTTCAGATCAACTTCCTGCTGGAGGCTCCACCCTCACCAcgtccctccctcttctctcatcCGGAGTCACCTTTTGGGATTTTGGAGTTGGGCACCATGGGGACTCCAAATGATCGGGCAGTGCTGCAGGCCATCTTCAACCCTGACACCCCATTTGGAGACATTGTTGGACTGGACCTCAGAGAGGAAGCAGAAAAGGAAGAACGAAAAGAAG ATGAAGTTTTCCCTCAAGCACAGCTGGAACAGTCCAAGGCCCTGGAGCTGCAGGGGGTGATGGCAGCAGAGGCTGGGGACCTCAGCACAGCCCTGGAGAGGTTTGGCCAAGCCATCTGCCTGCTGCCTGAGAGGGCTTCAGCCTACAACAACCGTGCCCAGGCCCGGCGACTCCAGGGAGATGTGGCAG GCGCCCTGGAGGACCTGGAACGCGCGGTGGAGCTGAGCGGCGGCCGGGGCCGCGCCGCCCGCCAGAGCTTTGTGCAGCGCGGACTCCTGGCGCGGCTGCAGGGCCGAGACGACGACGCCCGCAGGGATTTCGAGAGGGCGGCACGGCTGGGCAGCCCCTTCGCGCGGCGCCAGCTGGTGCTGCTCAACCCCTACGCCGCGCTGTGCAACCGCATGCTGGCCGACATGATGGGGCAGCTGCGCCGCCCCCGCGACAGCCGCTGA
- the TMEM25 gene encoding transmembrane protein 25 isoform X1 has protein sequence MSVCECACVQGVVARMLVASVYLRACVSLYCSLESVLGSAPAGCPGVCWVGLYLWALPFVSVPSPLGAGLYLCLRTWFFLFLESKFLEQLLDLPAVTWLTRRPAPFSQQPGAQARATMALPPGPATLRHTLLLLPALLSSGWGELAPQIDGQTWAERALRENERHAFTCRVAGGPGTPRLAWYLDGQLQEASTSRLLSVGGEAFSGGTSTFTVTAHRAQHELNCSLQDPSSGRSANASVILNVQFKPEIAQVGAKYQEAQGPGLLVVLFALVRANPPANVTWIDQDGPVTVNTSDFLVLDAQNYPWLTNHTVQLQLRSLAHNLSVVATNDVGVTSASLPAPGLLATRVEVPLLGIVVAAGLALGTLVGFSTLVACLVCRKEKKTKGPSRRPSLISSDSNNLKLNNVRLPRENMSLPSNLQLNDLTPDSRAVKPADRQMAQNNSRPELLDPEPGGLLTSRGFIRLPMLGYIYRVSSVSSDEIWL, from the exons atgagtgtgtgtgagtgtgcgtgtgtgcaaGGTGTGGTTGCACGGATGCTGGTTGCTTCTGTGTATCTGCGGGCGTGTGTCTCTTTGTATTGTAGCCTGGAGTCAGTGCTCGGTTCTGCACCTGCAGGATGTCCAGGTGTCTGCTGGGTGGGTCTGTACCTTTGGGCTTTGCCCTTCGTGTCCGTGCCTTCGCCACTGGGGGCTGGTCTATATTTGTGTCTCCGTACAtggttctttttgtttctggAGAGTAAATTCCTGGAGCAATTGCTAGACCTACCTGCTGTCACCTGGCTGACACGGAGGCCCGCCCCCTTCTCTCAGCAGCCTGGGGCCCAGGCCCGGGCCACCATGGCGCTGCCTCCAGGCCCAGCCACCCTCCGGCACACACTGCTGCTCCTGCCAGCCCTTCTGAGCTCAG GTTGGGGGGAGTTGGCGCCACAAATAGATGGTCAGACCTGGGCTGAGCGGGCACTTCGGGAGAATGAACGCCACGCCTTCACCTGCCGGGTGGCAGGGGGGCCTGGCACCCCCAGATTGGCCTGGTATCTGGATGGACAGCTGCAGGAGGCCAGCACCTCAAGACTGCTGAGCGTGGGAGGGGAGGCCTTCTCTGGAGGCACCAGCACCTTCACTGTCACTGCCCACCGGGCCCAGCATGAGCTCAACTGCTCCCTGCAGGACCCCAGCAGTGGCCGATCAGCCAACGCCTCTGTCATCCTCAATGTGCAAT TCAAGCCAGAGATTGCCCAAGTCGGCGCCAAGTACCAGGAAGCTCAGGGCCCAGGCCTCCTGGTTGTCCTGTTTGCCCTTGTGCGTGCCAACCCGCCTGCCAATGTCACCTGGATCGACCAGGATGGGCCAGTGACTGTCAACACCTCTGACTTCCTGGTGCTGGATGCGCAGAACTACCCCTGGCTCACCAACCATACAGTACAGCTGCAGCTCCGCAGCCTGGCGCACAACCTCTCGGTGGTGGCCACCAATGATGTGGGTGTCACCAGTGCCTCACTTCCAGCCCCAG GGCTTCTGGCTACCCGGGTGGAAGTACCACTGCTGGGCATTGTTGTGGCTGCTGGgcttgccctgggcaccctcGTGGGGTTCAGCACCTTGGTGGCCTGCCTGGTCtgtaggaaagagaagaaaaccaaag GCCCCTCCCGGCGCCCATCTCTTATATCAAG TGACTCCAACAACCTAAAACTCAACAACGTGCGCCTGCCACGGGAGAACATGTCCCTCCCGTCCAACCTTCAGCTCAATGACCTCACTCCAGATTCCAGAG CAGTGAAACCAGCAGACCGGCAGATGGCTCAGAACAACAGCCGGCCAGAGCTTCTGGACCCGGAGCCCGGCGGCCTCCTCACCAGCCGAG GTTTCATCCGCCTCCCAATGCTGGGCTATATCTATCGAGTGTCCAGCGTGAGCAGTGATGAGATCTGGCTTTGA
- the TMEM25 gene encoding transmembrane protein 25 isoform X2, with translation MSVCECACVQGVVARMLVASVYLRACVSLYCSLESVLGSAPAGCPGVCWVGLYLWALPFVSVPSPLGAGLYLCLRTWFFLFLESKFLEQLLDLPAVTWLTRRPAPFSQQPGAQARATMALPPGPATLRHTLLLLPALLSSGWGELAPQIDGQTWAERALRENERHAFTCRVAGGPGTPRLAWYLDGQLQEASTSRLLSVGGEAFSGGTSTFTVTAHRAQHELNCSLQDPSSGRSANASVILNVQFKPEIAQVGAKYQEAQGPGLLVVLFALVRANPPANVTWIDQDGPVTVNTSDFLVLDAQNYPWLTNHTVQLQLRSLAHNLSVVATNDVGVTSASLPAPGLLATRVEVPLLGIVVAAGLALGTLVGFSTLVACLVCRKEKKTKGPSRRPSLISSDSNNLKLNNVRLPRENMSLPSNLQLNDLTPDSRVKPADRQMAQNNSRPELLDPEPGGLLTSRGFIRLPMLGYIYRVSSVSSDEIWL, from the exons atgagtgtgtgtgagtgtgcgtgtgtgcaaGGTGTGGTTGCACGGATGCTGGTTGCTTCTGTGTATCTGCGGGCGTGTGTCTCTTTGTATTGTAGCCTGGAGTCAGTGCTCGGTTCTGCACCTGCAGGATGTCCAGGTGTCTGCTGGGTGGGTCTGTACCTTTGGGCTTTGCCCTTCGTGTCCGTGCCTTCGCCACTGGGGGCTGGTCTATATTTGTGTCTCCGTACAtggttctttttgtttctggAGAGTAAATTCCTGGAGCAATTGCTAGACCTACCTGCTGTCACCTGGCTGACACGGAGGCCCGCCCCCTTCTCTCAGCAGCCTGGGGCCCAGGCCCGGGCCACCATGGCGCTGCCTCCAGGCCCAGCCACCCTCCGGCACACACTGCTGCTCCTGCCAGCCCTTCTGAGCTCAG GTTGGGGGGAGTTGGCGCCACAAATAGATGGTCAGACCTGGGCTGAGCGGGCACTTCGGGAGAATGAACGCCACGCCTTCACCTGCCGGGTGGCAGGGGGGCCTGGCACCCCCAGATTGGCCTGGTATCTGGATGGACAGCTGCAGGAGGCCAGCACCTCAAGACTGCTGAGCGTGGGAGGGGAGGCCTTCTCTGGAGGCACCAGCACCTTCACTGTCACTGCCCACCGGGCCCAGCATGAGCTCAACTGCTCCCTGCAGGACCCCAGCAGTGGCCGATCAGCCAACGCCTCTGTCATCCTCAATGTGCAAT TCAAGCCAGAGATTGCCCAAGTCGGCGCCAAGTACCAGGAAGCTCAGGGCCCAGGCCTCCTGGTTGTCCTGTTTGCCCTTGTGCGTGCCAACCCGCCTGCCAATGTCACCTGGATCGACCAGGATGGGCCAGTGACTGTCAACACCTCTGACTTCCTGGTGCTGGATGCGCAGAACTACCCCTGGCTCACCAACCATACAGTACAGCTGCAGCTCCGCAGCCTGGCGCACAACCTCTCGGTGGTGGCCACCAATGATGTGGGTGTCACCAGTGCCTCACTTCCAGCCCCAG GGCTTCTGGCTACCCGGGTGGAAGTACCACTGCTGGGCATTGTTGTGGCTGCTGGgcttgccctgggcaccctcGTGGGGTTCAGCACCTTGGTGGCCTGCCTGGTCtgtaggaaagagaagaaaaccaaag GCCCCTCCCGGCGCCCATCTCTTATATCAAG TGACTCCAACAACCTAAAACTCAACAACGTGCGCCTGCCACGGGAGAACATGTCCCTCCCGTCCAACCTTCAGCTCAATGACCTCACTCCAGATTCCAGAG TGAAACCAGCAGACCGGCAGATGGCTCAGAACAACAGCCGGCCAGAGCTTCTGGACCCGGAGCCCGGCGGCCTCCTCACCAGCCGAG GTTTCATCCGCCTCCCAATGCTGGGCTATATCTATCGAGTGTCCAGCGTGAGCAGTGATGAGATCTGGCTTTGA
- the TMEM25 gene encoding transmembrane protein 25 isoform X3 produces MSVCECACVQGVVARMLVASVYLRACVSLYCSLESVLGSAPAGCPGVCWVGLYLWALPFVSVPSPLGAGLYLCLRTWFFLFLESKFLEQLLDLPAVTWLTRRPAPFSQQPGAQARATMALPPGPATLRHTLLLLPALLSSGWGELAPQIDGQTWAERALRENERHAFTCRVAGGPGTPRLAWYLDGQLQEASTSRLLSVGGEAFSGGTSTFTVTAHRAQHELNCSLQDPSSGRSANASVILNVQFKPEIAQVGAKYQEAQGPGLLVVLFALVRANPPANVTWIDQDGPVTVNTSDFLVLDAQNYPWLTNHTVQLQLRSLAHNLSVVATNDVGVTSASLPAPGPSRRPSLISSDSNNLKLNNVRLPRENMSLPSNLQLNDLTPDSRVKPADRQMAQNNSRPELLDPEPGGLLTSRGFIRLPMLGYIYRVSSVSSDEIWL; encoded by the exons atgagtgtgtgtgagtgtgcgtgtgtgcaaGGTGTGGTTGCACGGATGCTGGTTGCTTCTGTGTATCTGCGGGCGTGTGTCTCTTTGTATTGTAGCCTGGAGTCAGTGCTCGGTTCTGCACCTGCAGGATGTCCAGGTGTCTGCTGGGTGGGTCTGTACCTTTGGGCTTTGCCCTTCGTGTCCGTGCCTTCGCCACTGGGGGCTGGTCTATATTTGTGTCTCCGTACAtggttctttttgtttctggAGAGTAAATTCCTGGAGCAATTGCTAGACCTACCTGCTGTCACCTGGCTGACACGGAGGCCCGCCCCCTTCTCTCAGCAGCCTGGGGCCCAGGCCCGGGCCACCATGGCGCTGCCTCCAGGCCCAGCCACCCTCCGGCACACACTGCTGCTCCTGCCAGCCCTTCTGAGCTCAG GTTGGGGGGAGTTGGCGCCACAAATAGATGGTCAGACCTGGGCTGAGCGGGCACTTCGGGAGAATGAACGCCACGCCTTCACCTGCCGGGTGGCAGGGGGGCCTGGCACCCCCAGATTGGCCTGGTATCTGGATGGACAGCTGCAGGAGGCCAGCACCTCAAGACTGCTGAGCGTGGGAGGGGAGGCCTTCTCTGGAGGCACCAGCACCTTCACTGTCACTGCCCACCGGGCCCAGCATGAGCTCAACTGCTCCCTGCAGGACCCCAGCAGTGGCCGATCAGCCAACGCCTCTGTCATCCTCAATGTGCAAT TCAAGCCAGAGATTGCCCAAGTCGGCGCCAAGTACCAGGAAGCTCAGGGCCCAGGCCTCCTGGTTGTCCTGTTTGCCCTTGTGCGTGCCAACCCGCCTGCCAATGTCACCTGGATCGACCAGGATGGGCCAGTGACTGTCAACACCTCTGACTTCCTGGTGCTGGATGCGCAGAACTACCCCTGGCTCACCAACCATACAGTACAGCTGCAGCTCCGCAGCCTGGCGCACAACCTCTCGGTGGTGGCCACCAATGATGTGGGTGTCACCAGTGCCTCACTTCCAGCCCCAG GCCCCTCCCGGCGCCCATCTCTTATATCAAG TGACTCCAACAACCTAAAACTCAACAACGTGCGCCTGCCACGGGAGAACATGTCCCTCCCGTCCAACCTTCAGCTCAATGACCTCACTCCAGATTCCAGAG TGAAACCAGCAGACCGGCAGATGGCTCAGAACAACAGCCGGCCAGAGCTTCTGGACCCGGAGCCCGGCGGCCTCCTCACCAGCCGAG GTTTCATCCGCCTCCCAATGCTGGGCTATATCTATCGAGTGTCCAGCGTGAGCAGTGATGAGATCTGGCTTTGA
- the TMEM25 gene encoding transmembrane protein 25 isoform X5 yields MSVCECACVQGVVARMLVASVYLRACVSLYCSLESVLGSAPAGCPGVCWVGLYLWALPFVSVPSPLGAGLYLCLRTWFFLFLESKFLEQLLDLPAVTWLTRRPAPFSQQPGAQARATMALPPGPATLRHTLLLLPALLSSGWGELAPQIDGQTWAERALRENERHAFTCRVAGGPGTPRLAWYLDGQLQEASTSRLLSVGGEAFSGGTSTFTVTAHRAQHELNCSLQDPSSGRSANASVILNVQFKPEIAQVGAKYQEAQGPGLLVVLFALVRANPPANVTWIDQDGPVTVNTSDFLVLDAQNYPWLTNHTVQLQLRSLAHNLSVVATNDVGVTSASLPAPGLLATRVEVPLLGIVVAAGLALGTLVGFSTLVACLVCRKEKKTKGPSRRPSLISSDSNNLKLNNVRLPRENMSLPSNLQLNDLTPDSRVKPADRQMAQNNSRPELLDPEPGGLLTSRARLLHHGTPALTNPWLPHQQEGALPGGWSPQAHSSTVWKL; encoded by the exons atgagtgtgtgtgagtgtgcgtgtgtgcaaGGTGTGGTTGCACGGATGCTGGTTGCTTCTGTGTATCTGCGGGCGTGTGTCTCTTTGTATTGTAGCCTGGAGTCAGTGCTCGGTTCTGCACCTGCAGGATGTCCAGGTGTCTGCTGGGTGGGTCTGTACCTTTGGGCTTTGCCCTTCGTGTCCGTGCCTTCGCCACTGGGGGCTGGTCTATATTTGTGTCTCCGTACAtggttctttttgtttctggAGAGTAAATTCCTGGAGCAATTGCTAGACCTACCTGCTGTCACCTGGCTGACACGGAGGCCCGCCCCCTTCTCTCAGCAGCCTGGGGCCCAGGCCCGGGCCACCATGGCGCTGCCTCCAGGCCCAGCCACCCTCCGGCACACACTGCTGCTCCTGCCAGCCCTTCTGAGCTCAG GTTGGGGGGAGTTGGCGCCACAAATAGATGGTCAGACCTGGGCTGAGCGGGCACTTCGGGAGAATGAACGCCACGCCTTCACCTGCCGGGTGGCAGGGGGGCCTGGCACCCCCAGATTGGCCTGGTATCTGGATGGACAGCTGCAGGAGGCCAGCACCTCAAGACTGCTGAGCGTGGGAGGGGAGGCCTTCTCTGGAGGCACCAGCACCTTCACTGTCACTGCCCACCGGGCCCAGCATGAGCTCAACTGCTCCCTGCAGGACCCCAGCAGTGGCCGATCAGCCAACGCCTCTGTCATCCTCAATGTGCAAT TCAAGCCAGAGATTGCCCAAGTCGGCGCCAAGTACCAGGAAGCTCAGGGCCCAGGCCTCCTGGTTGTCCTGTTTGCCCTTGTGCGTGCCAACCCGCCTGCCAATGTCACCTGGATCGACCAGGATGGGCCAGTGACTGTCAACACCTCTGACTTCCTGGTGCTGGATGCGCAGAACTACCCCTGGCTCACCAACCATACAGTACAGCTGCAGCTCCGCAGCCTGGCGCACAACCTCTCGGTGGTGGCCACCAATGATGTGGGTGTCACCAGTGCCTCACTTCCAGCCCCAG GGCTTCTGGCTACCCGGGTGGAAGTACCACTGCTGGGCATTGTTGTGGCTGCTGGgcttgccctgggcaccctcGTGGGGTTCAGCACCTTGGTGGCCTGCCTGGTCtgtaggaaagagaagaaaaccaaag GCCCCTCCCGGCGCCCATCTCTTATATCAAG TGACTCCAACAACCTAAAACTCAACAACGTGCGCCTGCCACGGGAGAACATGTCCCTCCCGTCCAACCTTCAGCTCAATGACCTCACTCCAGATTCCAGAG TGAAACCAGCAGACCGGCAGATGGCTCAGAACAACAGCCGGCCAGAGCTTCTGGACCCGGAGCCCGGCGGCCTCCTCACCAGCCGAG CACGTCTCCTGCACCATGGGACCCCAGCCCTGACCAACCCCTGGTTGCCCCATCAGCAGGAAGGTGCCCTTCCTGGAGGATGGTCGCCACAGGCACATAGTTCAACAGTGTGGAAGCTTTAG
- the TMEM25 gene encoding transmembrane protein 25 isoform X4, with the protein MALPPGPATLRHTLLLLPALLSSGWGELAPQIDGQTWAERALRENERHAFTCRVAGGPGTPRLAWYLDGQLQEASTSRLLSVGGEAFSGGTSTFTVTAHRAQHELNCSLQDPSSGRSANASVILNVQFKPEIAQVGAKYQEAQGPGLLVVLFALVRANPPANVTWIDQDGPVTVNTSDFLVLDAQNYPWLTNHTVQLQLRSLAHNLSVVATNDVGVTSASLPAPGPSRRPSLISSDSNNLKLNNVRLPRENMSLPSNLQLNDLTPDSRAVKPADRQMAQNNSRPELLDPEPGGLLTSRGFIRLPMLGYIYRVSSVSSDEIWL; encoded by the exons ATGGCGCTGCCTCCAGGCCCAGCCACCCTCCGGCACACACTGCTGCTCCTGCCAGCCCTTCTGAGCTCAG GTTGGGGGGAGTTGGCGCCACAAATAGATGGTCAGACCTGGGCTGAGCGGGCACTTCGGGAGAATGAACGCCACGCCTTCACCTGCCGGGTGGCAGGGGGGCCTGGCACCCCCAGATTGGCCTGGTATCTGGATGGACAGCTGCAGGAGGCCAGCACCTCAAGACTGCTGAGCGTGGGAGGGGAGGCCTTCTCTGGAGGCACCAGCACCTTCACTGTCACTGCCCACCGGGCCCAGCATGAGCTCAACTGCTCCCTGCAGGACCCCAGCAGTGGCCGATCAGCCAACGCCTCTGTCATCCTCAATGTGCAAT TCAAGCCAGAGATTGCCCAAGTCGGCGCCAAGTACCAGGAAGCTCAGGGCCCAGGCCTCCTGGTTGTCCTGTTTGCCCTTGTGCGTGCCAACCCGCCTGCCAATGTCACCTGGATCGACCAGGATGGGCCAGTGACTGTCAACACCTCTGACTTCCTGGTGCTGGATGCGCAGAACTACCCCTGGCTCACCAACCATACAGTACAGCTGCAGCTCCGCAGCCTGGCGCACAACCTCTCGGTGGTGGCCACCAATGATGTGGGTGTCACCAGTGCCTCACTTCCAGCCCCAG GCCCCTCCCGGCGCCCATCTCTTATATCAAG TGACTCCAACAACCTAAAACTCAACAACGTGCGCCTGCCACGGGAGAACATGTCCCTCCCGTCCAACCTTCAGCTCAATGACCTCACTCCAGATTCCAGAG CAGTGAAACCAGCAGACCGGCAGATGGCTCAGAACAACAGCCGGCCAGAGCTTCTGGACCCGGAGCCCGGCGGCCTCCTCACCAGCCGAG GTTTCATCCGCCTCCCAATGCTGGGCTATATCTATCGAGTGTCCAGCGTGAGCAGTGATGAGATCTGGCTTTGA
- the IFT46 gene encoding intraflagellar transport protein 46 homolog isoform X2, with amino-acid sequence MADNSSDEYEEENNKEKKKTSQLTPQRGFSENDDDDDDDDDSSETDSDSDDDDEEHGAPLEGAYDPADYEHLPVSAEIKELFQYISRYTPQLIDLDHKLKPFIPDFIPAVGDIDAFLKVPRPDGKPDNLGLLVLDEPSTKQSDPTVLSLWLTENSKQHNITQHMKVKSLEDAEKNPKAIDTWIESISELHRSKPPATVHYTRPMPDIDTLMQEWSPEFEELLGKVSLPTAEIDCSLAEYIDVICAILDIPVYKSRIQSLHLLFSLYSEFKNSQHFKALAEGKKAFTPSSNSTSQAGDMETLTFS; translated from the exons GAGAAGAAGAAGACCTCACAGTTGACACCTCAACGGGGCTTTAGTGAaaatgatgatgacgatgatgatgatgatgattcatCTGAAACTGATTCTGattctgatgatgatgatgaagagcATGGAGCCCCTCTGGAAGG gGCCTATGACCCTGCAGATTATGAGCATTTGCCAGTTTCTGCTGAGATTAAGGAACTCTTCCAGTACATCAGTAG GTACACACCTCAGTTGATTGACCTGGACCACAAACTGAAgcctttcattcctgattttatcCCAGCTGTCGGGGATATTGATGCATTCTTAAAG GTCCCACGTCCTGATGGAAAGCCTGACAACCTTGGCCTGTTGGTATTGGATGAACCTTCTACAAAGCAGTCAGACCCTACAGTGCTCTCACTCTGGTTAACAGAGAATTCTAAGCAGCACAACATCACG CAACATATGAAAGTAAAAAGCCTGGAAGATGCAGAAAAGAATCCCAAAGCCATTGACACGTGGATTGAGAGCATCTCTGAATTACACCGTTCTAAGCCCCCTGCGACTGTGCACTACACCAG GCCCATGCCCGACATTGACACACTGATGCAGGAATGGTCCCCAGAGTTTGAAGAGCTTTTGGGCAAG GTGAGCCTGCCCACAGCAGAGATTGACTGCAGCCTGGCAGAGTACATTGACGTGATCTGCG CCATTCTAGACATCCCTGTCTACAAGAGTCGGATTCAGTCCCTCCATCTGCTGTTTTCCCTCTACTCAGAATTCAAGAACTCCCAG CATTTTAAAGCCCTCGCGGAAGGCAAGAAAGCGTTCACTCCTTCATccaactccacctcccaagctgGAGACATGGAGACATTAACCTTCAGCTGA